The following proteins come from a genomic window of Paenibacillus spongiae:
- a CDS encoding guanylate kinase: MVELNDRELIFVFTGPDGSGRKTVADSVGTTFGMPKVLSYATRMPRPGEVNGQDYHFITPELYELMDNGGEFIESVALQNNRYGLKGSDIEQSFQKEGCIYLVVNPEGAEILKQMYGDHVIRIFIYADRATVESRERKQGIEEAVIADHLEYYEMAMAYQSSCEHAFENYDLAHTVFDITNTLEHYLQRDLVERD; encoded by the coding sequence ATGGTTGAGCTTAACGATCGAGAACTGATCTTCGTGTTTACCGGACCGGACGGCTCCGGCCGCAAGACGGTAGCGGACAGCGTCGGCACGACCTTCGGAATGCCGAAGGTGCTTTCTTATGCGACGAGGATGCCAAGACCCGGGGAAGTGAATGGGCAGGATTATCACTTCATCACTCCGGAATTGTACGAACTTATGGATAACGGCGGCGAGTTTATTGAGAGCGTTGCGCTTCAGAACAACCGGTACGGGCTGAAGGGGAGCGACATCGAGCAGAGCTTCCAGAAGGAAGGGTGCATCTACCTGGTCGTGAATCCCGAGGGCGCAGAGATCTTGAAACAGATGTACGGTGATCATGTCATCCGGATCTTTATCTATGCCGACCGCGCAACCGTTGAGAGCCGTGAACGGAAGCAGGGAATCGAAGAAGCGGTCATTGCCGATCATCTGGAGTATTACGAGATGGCAATGGCGTATCAATCGTCATGCGAGCATGCGTTTGAGAATTATGATCTGGCGCACACGGTATTCGATATTACGAACACATTGGAGCATTACCTGCAACGGGATCTGGTGGAGAGAGACTGA